A genomic window from Punica granatum isolate Tunisia-2019 chromosome 2, ASM765513v2, whole genome shotgun sequence includes:
- the LOC116194688 gene encoding glycine-rich RNA-binding protein 2, mitochondrial-like — MALYNKFGSILKQSLSANGQGSMLNSIRSMASSTKLFIGGLSYGTDDHSLKDAFSSYGEVVEARVILDRDTGRSRGFGFVDFSSDESASSALQAMDGQELQGRNIRVSYANERQPRSGGAFGSGGFGGGYSGRAAGGESF; from the exons ATGGCATTGTACAATAAGTTTGGAAGCATCTTGAAGCAGAGCCTTTCTGCAAATGGGCAAGGTTCCATGCTTAACTCTATCCGCAGCATGGCATCATCAACGAAGCTTTTTATTGGAG GTCTCTCTTATGGAACTGATGACCACTCTCTGAAGGATGCATTTTCTAGCTATGGCGAGGTGGTTGAAG CTAGAGTGATCCTAGATCGGGATACTGGAAGATCTAGGGGATTTGGATTTGTTGACTTTTCCAGCGATGAATCTGCCAGCTCAGCATTGCAGGCCATGGATGGTCAG GAGCTTCAAGGGCGAAATATTCGTGTGAGTTATGCAAATGAGAGACAACCTAGAAGTGGTGGTGCTTTTGGCTCTGGCGGATTTGGTGGGGGTTATAGTGGCAGAGCTGCCGGGGGGGAGAGTTTCTGA